One Oncorhynchus clarkii lewisi isolate Uvic-CL-2024 chromosome 32, UVic_Ocla_1.0, whole genome shotgun sequence DNA window includes the following coding sequences:
- the LOC139392173 gene encoding twist-related protein-like: protein MFGDMMCSPVGSRSPVDSAGNSEEEIDQHRRPRRGTRKQWASRRRPREQDEDEEDEGNQNIQSPGKKRGKRRGSDRSDWSDISSVSGLPRSLEDTQNQRVMANVRERQRTQSLNQAFASLRQIIPTLPSDKLSKIQTLKLATRYIDFLHHVLQGEGMGLDLDEAHVSGAASCGYVAHERLSYVFSVWRMEEEACSGSATSH, encoded by the exons ATGTTTGGGGACATGATGTGTTCCCCGGTGGGGTCTCGGTCTCCGGTCGACAGCGCTGGGAACAGTGAGGAAGAGATTGACCAACACCGGAGGCCACGTAGAGGCACCAGAAAACAGTGGGCAAGCCGAAGGAGACCGAGGGAGCAGGATGAAGATGAAGAAGATGAAGGGAACCAGAATATCCAAAGCCCggggaagaagagggggaagaggagaggaagtgacAGAAGTGACTGGAGTGACATCAGCAGTGTGAGCGGCCTACCCAGGTCTCTGGAGGACACGCAGAATCAGCGTGTCATGGCTAACGTACGGGAGCGACAGAGGACCCAGTCACTCAACCAGGCCTTCGCCTCGCTACGACAGATCATCCCCACGCTGCCCTCAGACAAACTCAGCAAGATCCAGACGCTCAAACTGGCCACGCGGTACATAG ACTTCCTCCACCACGTGCTGCAGGGCGAGGGGATGGGCCTGGATTTGGACGAGGCGCATGTGTCAGGAGCAGCCAGCTGTGGTTACGTGGCCCATGAGCGTCTGAGCTATGTCTTCTCAgtgtggaggatggaggaggaagcATGCTCGGGGTCTGCTACATCACACTAG
- the LOC139392309 gene encoding DNA-directed RNA polymerase I subunit RPA43-like yields MANLEQTEDDPKHAKMSTEISVLTNPTANGPSAAGGGDPGAFPSLIPSFASACKLVSTPYSCLVMDTHRRHIALSPMYLKKKRTGIQEELNTELLRYSESLKGVPLAYDEVSLLGQHGDIYDDNGYIHLDIQANFVVFQPQRGQKLLGTVNKLGVSHVGCLVHGCFNASVPKPAHVTMETWREAGPRIGAELEFEVCQLDADIVGVLLIRGRLGRTRVQELMAAGESSDPTDPAEQLEEPDAEPALEPNQDWPDATVKPKKKKRKEKHREEVASVPAPGAVVVGTAEDSSTNGHTETRKKKRKEKRQNEEDEEKEVGGGGPVEVQGSDSSGYLSDKPNRKRKQGDDITSCLHGDPETPKTKKKKINDVTATKIE; encoded by the exons ATGGCGAACTTGGAGCAGACAGAAGACGACCCAAAACACGCAAAAATGTCCACCGAAATCTCAGTTTTAACCAATCCGACAGCAAACGGGCCTTCTGCGGCAGGCGGTGGAGACCCAGGCGCGTTCCCAAGTCTGATCCCGTCGTTCGCTAGCGCATGCAAGTTGGTGTCAACGCCGTACTCGTGTCTGGTCATGGACACGCACAGAAGACACATTGCCCTGTCGCCCATGTACCTGAAGAAGAAACGGACAGGGATCCAAGAGGAACTGAACACCGAACTGCTAAGATACTCAGAAAG TCTGAAAGGTGTGCCTCTGGCCTATGATGAGGTCAGTTTGCTGGGGCAGCATGGAGACATCTACGACGATAACGGATACATTCACCTCGACATACAAGCCAACTTTGTCGTCTTCCAACCCCAGAGAGGACAGAAACTACTG ggtACAGTTAATAAGCTTGGTGTGAGTCACGTGGGCTGTCTGGTCCATGGCTGTTTCAACGCCAGTGTTCCGAAGCCAGCCCACGTCACCATGGAGACCTGGAGGGAGGCAGGACCCAGGATAGGGGCGGAGCTGGAGTTTGAGGTCTGTCAGCTAGACGCAGACATAGTCGGAGTACTGCTGATCAGAGGAAGACTTGGCAGGACACG GGTTCAGGAGCTGATGGCAGCTGGAGAGAGTTCTGATCCTACTGACCCCGCGGAACAGCTAGAGGAACCAGACGCAGAACCTGCTCTAGAACCCAACCAGGACTGGCCCGACGCCaccgtcaaacccaagaagaagaagaggaaggagaaacacagagaggaggtGGCTTCAGTACCAGCCCCCGGAGCCGTTGTCGTAGGAACAGCGGAGGACAGCAGCACTAACGGCCACACTGAGacgaggaagaagaagaggaaggagaaacgACAGAACgaagaggatgaggagaaagaagtggggggggggggtcctgtggAGGTGCAGGGGAGCGACTCCAGTGGTTACCTTAGTGACAAGCCAAACAGGAAGAGGAAACAGGGTGACGATATCACGTCCTGTCTCCATGGAGATCCTGAAACGCCCAAAActaagaagaaaaaaataaatgatGTCACTGCGACTAAAATTGAATGA